In a genomic window of Glycine max cultivar Williams 82 chromosome 13, Glycine_max_v4.0, whole genome shotgun sequence:
- the LOC100787614 gene encoding trafficking protein particle complex subunit 13 isoform X2: MSQVGGQGGGGSHSLAFRVMRLCRPSFNVEPPLRLDPTDLFVGEDLFDDPAAKPHSFSSAAAHDDDSDPNYRNRFLLRHFSDAMGLSGLLVLPQSFGAIYLGETFCSYISINNSSNFEVREVLIKAEIQTERQRILLLDTSKSPVETIRAGGRYDFIVEHDVKELGPHTLVCTALYNDGDGERKYLPQFFKFIVANPLSVRTKVRVIKETTFLEACIENHTKSNLFMDQVDFEPAQYYSATILKGDGHHSEKDSPTREIFKPPILIRSGGGIYNYLYQLKTLSDGSPQTKVEGSNVLGKLQITWRTNLGEPGRLQTQQILGTPATKKEIELQVVEVPSIINLQKPFMLKLNLTNQTDRELGPFEVGLSQNVSYGERVVMINGLQSMVLSEVQALGSTNFHLRN, translated from the exons atgaGTCAGGTTGGTGGTCAGGGAGGAGGAGGATCTCATTCGCTGGCGTTCCGCGTGATGCGTTTGTGCCGCCCTTCCTTCAACGTCGAACCTCCACTCCGCCTCGACCCCACCGACCTCTTCGTCGGCGAGGACCTCTTCGACGACCCCGCTGCCAAACCCCACTCTTTCTCCTCCGCTGCCGCCCACGACGACGACTCCGATCCCAACTACCGTAACCGCTTCCTCCTCCGCCACTTCTCCGACGCCATGGGCCTCTCCGGCCTCCTCGTTCTCCCTCAGTCTTTCGG AGCCATTTATTTGGGGGAGACCTTCTGCAGCTACATCAGTATAAACAACAGCTCCAATTTTGAAGTCAGAGAAGTCCTTATCAAG GCTGAAATTCAAACAGAGAGACAGAGAATACTTCTTTTAGACACATCAAAATCGCCAGTTGAAACGATACGTGCGGGTGGGCGTTATGATTTTATTGTAGAACATGATGTGAAAGAGCTTGGACCTCACAC GCTGGTCTGCACTGCATTGTATAATGATGGTGACGGTGAGCGTAAATATCTTCCTCAATTTTTCAAGTTCATCGTTGCTAATCCACTTTCCGTTAGGACAAAG gtCCGTGTTATCAAG GAGACTACCTTTTTGGAAGCTTGTATTGAAAACCATACAAAATCAAACCTTTTCATGGACCAAGTTGATTTTGAACCTGCTCAGTATTATAGTGCAACAATACTTAAAGGTGATGGGCACCATTCTGAGAAAGATAGTCCTACAAG GGAGATATTTAAGCCACCAATACTAATTAGATCTGGTGGAGGAATTTACAACTATCTCTATCAATTGAAAACGTTATCAGATGGTTCGCCTCAAACAAAAGTTGAAGGAAGTAATGTTCTTGGTAAACTCCAGATAACATGGCGAACAAATTTGGGTGAACCCGGTCGTTTGCAGACCCAGCAAATATTGGGGACA CCAGCAACAAAGAAGGAGATTGAGTTGCAAGTTGTAGAGGTTCCGTCTATAATTAACCTTCAAAAACCATTCATG CTAAAATTGAATCTTACAAACCAGACAGATAGAGAGCTGGGCCCATTTGAAGTTGGCTTATCTCAAAATGTTTCATATGGGGAGAGAGTTGTTATGATTAATGGCCTTCAATCAATG GTTTTATCAGAGGTTCAGGCTTTAGGATCTACAAATTTCCACCTG AGGAATTGA
- the LOC100787614 gene encoding trafficking protein particle complex subunit 13 isoform X1, with the protein MSQVGGQGGGGSHSLAFRVMRLCRPSFNVEPPLRLDPTDLFVGEDLFDDPAAKPHSFSSAAAHDDDSDPNYRNRFLLRHFSDAMGLSGLLVLPQSFGAIYLGETFCSYISINNSSNFEVREVLIKAEIQTERQRILLLDTSKSPVETIRAGGRYDFIVEHDVKELGPHTLVCTALYNDGDGERKYLPQFFKFIVANPLSVRTKVRVIKETTFLEACIENHTKSNLFMDQVDFEPAQYYSATILKGDGHHSEKDSPTREIFKPPILIRSGGGIYNYLYQLKTLSDGSPQTKVEGSNVLGKLQITWRTNLGEPGRLQTQQILGTPATKKEIELQVVEVPSIINLQKPFMLKLNLTNQTDRELGPFEVGLSQNVSYGERVVMINGLQSMVLSEVQALGSTNFHLNLIATKPGIQRITGITVFDTREMKSYEPLPDLEIFVDMD; encoded by the exons atgaGTCAGGTTGGTGGTCAGGGAGGAGGAGGATCTCATTCGCTGGCGTTCCGCGTGATGCGTTTGTGCCGCCCTTCCTTCAACGTCGAACCTCCACTCCGCCTCGACCCCACCGACCTCTTCGTCGGCGAGGACCTCTTCGACGACCCCGCTGCCAAACCCCACTCTTTCTCCTCCGCTGCCGCCCACGACGACGACTCCGATCCCAACTACCGTAACCGCTTCCTCCTCCGCCACTTCTCCGACGCCATGGGCCTCTCCGGCCTCCTCGTTCTCCCTCAGTCTTTCGG AGCCATTTATTTGGGGGAGACCTTCTGCAGCTACATCAGTATAAACAACAGCTCCAATTTTGAAGTCAGAGAAGTCCTTATCAAG GCTGAAATTCAAACAGAGAGACAGAGAATACTTCTTTTAGACACATCAAAATCGCCAGTTGAAACGATACGTGCGGGTGGGCGTTATGATTTTATTGTAGAACATGATGTGAAAGAGCTTGGACCTCACAC GCTGGTCTGCACTGCATTGTATAATGATGGTGACGGTGAGCGTAAATATCTTCCTCAATTTTTCAAGTTCATCGTTGCTAATCCACTTTCCGTTAGGACAAAG gtCCGTGTTATCAAG GAGACTACCTTTTTGGAAGCTTGTATTGAAAACCATACAAAATCAAACCTTTTCATGGACCAAGTTGATTTTGAACCTGCTCAGTATTATAGTGCAACAATACTTAAAGGTGATGGGCACCATTCTGAGAAAGATAGTCCTACAAG GGAGATATTTAAGCCACCAATACTAATTAGATCTGGTGGAGGAATTTACAACTATCTCTATCAATTGAAAACGTTATCAGATGGTTCGCCTCAAACAAAAGTTGAAGGAAGTAATGTTCTTGGTAAACTCCAGATAACATGGCGAACAAATTTGGGTGAACCCGGTCGTTTGCAGACCCAGCAAATATTGGGGACA CCAGCAACAAAGAAGGAGATTGAGTTGCAAGTTGTAGAGGTTCCGTCTATAATTAACCTTCAAAAACCATTCATG CTAAAATTGAATCTTACAAACCAGACAGATAGAGAGCTGGGCCCATTTGAAGTTGGCTTATCTCAAAATGTTTCATATGGGGAGAGAGTTGTTATGATTAATGGCCTTCAATCAATG GTTTTATCAGAGGTTCAGGCTTTAGGATCTACAAATTTCCACCTG